A genome region from Diorhabda carinulata isolate Delta chromosome 2, icDioCari1.1, whole genome shotgun sequence includes the following:
- the LOC130903576 gene encoding uncharacterized protein LOC130903576 produces the protein MDEQLIRTISEENSSIYLCPKTEEIDVRRNNNMEVTNTDRPHFCEGRFDEESILPLEGTAASTMHTDVVTLYKNNLWRSSAFSYELELLENEYFPSSEIEIPEREITILYSAENRSSFSNKIWCWVKGCFCLNTSHSHR, from the exons atggatgaaCAATTGATCAGGACAATTTCAGAAGAAAATAGTAGCATATATTTGTGTccaaaaactgaagaaattgaCGTGAGACGAAATAATAACATGGAGGTTACCAACACCGATCGCCCTCATTTTTGTGAGGGAAGGTTTGACGAA GAATCTATATTACCTCTGGAAGGCACAGCGGCATCAACAATGCATACTGACGTTGTCACACTTTACAAGAACAATCTCTGGCGATCTTCCGCTTTCAGCTATGAATTGGAACTTTTGGAAAATGAATACTTCCCTTCTTCCGAAATAGAAATTCCCGAACGCGAAATAACGATTTTATATTCTGCAGAAAATAGATCCAGTTTTAGTAACAAAATTTGGTGTTGGGTTAAAGGTTGCTTCTGTTTAAACACTTCGCACTCTCATCGATAA